Part of the Impatiens glandulifera unplaced genomic scaffold, dImpGla2.1, whole genome shotgun sequence genome is shown below.
tttttatttataattagtgaAACAAATTTGAAtagttcaactttttttttattataatatttttattttaaaatgtaattagtAGAATAGgatattagatgtttatattttattaaattatgatacaattaaatattttatatattttaaagatataaaaataaaaatattttatattttttaattaaataaaatataataaaaataaaattaatatattaatagtagttttaattacaaaataatattaataataaatttaaacattatcaaCACTGCACTTCTATACATTATATATTCATTGTTATGTAAAgtgtaattttcatttttattaaaatatttcatatttattttttctaatattttttagagaaatgataaacCAACGAAACTTCAGCGAAAgtaaggccacgaatcctacacGTGGGTAggatagagaaaaaaaaatatataaaaaaatatattagaaaacgTTTCAGTTCCCAGTTCcccctctttcttcttttcatttttcattttcgGCTAtcattctctttcttctctggcgatttGACTCTCCGCTCCGGCATCCCgatttcttctcttttcttctcttttcttcatcttcttccgaTCGAAAATGATATGTTTTGAAGCTCTCCTTTGTGTATCTTCACTTCCTTCATTTGTGTTTAGGGTAGGTCCATGTTCATACTACTCTTCTTTTCAGGCTGGTGTTGGTCCAGGTACATCGCCCGAAAAGACTCCAAGATCTCCAAGGACTACAAggtaaataaaaattcttatcTTTTAGAAACATAGATGATTTTGATATCGGTTAGGGTTTAGCAATTAGGGTTTCATGATAGAAAAGTATATAGCGTAGAaacgtttttgatatattatgtCCCGAAAGGTTATTAGCAGTATATTGTGTCTTGAAAGtatggtttcaggacccgaaagtaTGGTTTAGGGTCCCAAAATGGTGGTTTCTTGTCCTGAAAGTggggtttcaggacccgaaattgttgtttcttgtcttgaaatagttgtttcttgtcccaaaagtgtggtttcggAACCCGAAAGTATGGTTTCAGGACCCAAAAGTatagtttcgggacccgaaagaatggtttagggttatattgtttttgataTCCATAAAGTGTCCCTGAAATTGGCAGCATATTGTGTCCCCAAAGGCtagtttcttgtcccgaaagtgtggtttcaggacccgaaaatATGGTTTAGGgttatattgtttttgataTCCATAAAGTGTCCCTGAAATTGGCTGCATATTgtgtcccgaaagtgtggtttcagaACCTGAAAGTGTGGTTTCTTGTCTTGAAAGTGTGATTTCTTGTCCCAAAACCACACTTTCAGGTcttgaaaccacactttcggaaCACAATATGATGATTTCTTTTCCCGAAACCGTAGTTTCAAGACCCGAATTggttcatttatttgattatctATCTGCTTCTTGGTTTTTAAATgcttatcttttatttttgtagagAAAATAAACGTAAAAGGAATGCCCATGAAACCAAAGTAGCCCCCCACAACTTGTTTTTAACTAGGACCTCGTCTTTTGGCTTTTTCAATCTTCTTTAACTACTGTCTAATGAACAAAAATAGGCTGTGAAGTCAATAAGCTTTGGCTCTCTCCTATCATTATCGCTTTCAAAATACCCCGGAGAGATCTCTCGTTATCTAGTCAGACAGTTTGACTGTACTAAATGTGTATTCACCCTAAAGAGTGGCGAGGAAGTGAAGATCAAAGAAGAGGATGTTCAAATCATATTGGGTCTCCCTAGAGGGGTGCTGGACATTGTAGAATACGTTAATAACGAGACTGATGACAAGTTGAAGGCACTTAGGACTCGATGGGATAACCCTGTTAATGGCACCACTATAGTGACTAATATGCCAATGAAAATAATGCAGAACAAAGCAGCTGACAACAACttcaagatagacttcgtattatttgttgtcaaTTTCTTTCTCTAGTTTGATCACCTGGGTCAACTAAccagttatattttatttctgtttttttCACTTGCAACTGACAACATATATGTATGGTATATGCATTGTTAAATAATCctcaaatctatttttttcacttgcaggtttagaattctgaaatctatttcagatgttgataatattaaaaagttcaattagtgcaaatttgtacttgaaggattagttAAATCATGTGAAAAATGGAGGGCgaatgaaaaacgacatttccaaAGACCATAGACGTTCCTTATTGTAAGTtatcactaatttatttatctgaTTGCAAAAATAAATGGTTTTAACATATGTATGTTTTCAGTTGTGCTACGTGTATATGGTGAGCAACCCTGAATTGTGAGGAGTTGATGAACGTCGATTTCCTATATTGTCATGTTTGAATGATACGAAGTTGAAGTTTAGGCTGGATACAGAGTGGGCAAATGGAGGATTCGGACGTGGAAGCGATGTTGGACGCATTCCACTATCACCTCTTTAGAACGAGAAGACAGATGGGAATGAGGGGGAGTACGAAGAGACATATCAAGATAGAGGGCGAACAAGGATGCATATGAGGGGGTGCTGGAGCCTCAAAAGGCAACACCTAAGGAGGCAGCACCTAAGAAGGCATCACCTATGAATTCACAGCCTATGAATTTTCCACATATGAATTCAACACCTCTAAAGATAACACCTTTAAACACACCATCACCTCGGTGTGTGAATTTTACAGAGAGTTTGGTTTTCATTTCTAAAGCCACCTTGATGATTGAAAAAGTCACCAGAAATTTGGCAAATTTAAGTTCCGGATGGGATACAATGCCATTGTATGACAACACCATTCACATCTTATACAAAGCCATGTATAATAATAAACGTTTTAGGGATGCCATGCACAAATACTTCAAAGATAGAACACTCACTATAGAAAATGAAGAGGGTTTACACGAAGATGGGGTACACGAAGAGGATGTACACGAAAAGGATGTACACGAAGAGGGGGTACCAAAAGAGGGAGTACCAAAAGAGGGGTACCAAAAGAGGGAGTACCAAAAGAGGTAGTACCCGAAGTGGGGTACCAAAAGAGGTAGTACCCGAAGTGGGGGTACTAACAGAGGGAGTACTCTAAGTGGTGGTTAGTTAGAAAAGAAACGAATTGGTGGCTAAAGAAAAAGTCAGAAGAAAAAATCCCATGCAGAATGCGAAAATTCCGGCACGCCTTCAATCTCCATATATGATGAAGAACAAGGAAAGAAATCAACATTACTTTGAGTCTTCCCAAATAGATTACCGAGATGAAATCATTATGGGGTTCATTTTTGCAAATGAAGATGATAAGAATGTGAGGTAATTAACCATGATTATATTTCTTAGTTTAATGGTGTTTTCGGGTCCTAAAACCACTTTTTCGGGTTCCGAAACCATGATTTTAGGTCCCAAAACCAGACTTTCAGGTCCTAAAGCCACCATTTCaggtcctgaaaccacacttTAGGGTCCTGAAAGACTAGTTTCGTGACCCAAAaggctggtttcgggaccccaAATCATGGTTCGGGACCTGAAATGGGTGTTCATCGTCCCTAAATGGTGGTTTTAATTTGGTTTCTTCATTATGTGGTTTTAGGAATGAATTGTTGTATGTAACCGAGCATACCAAGATCAACATAGGCCAAtttcaatcaatgaaaaatGATTTTCATGTTGAAAGTTGTATTATTGATGCGTGGGCATACATTACGTGTAATAATAGTCAAAAATGTTCCGAGGGGAAAAGTGTTTTTTCGACAATCGTTTTTATAAGTCATTATATCTTTCATTGTTGTTTAAACCAATGGTCTTATTGTGATGTTGATTTCATTTGCAAGACTTTTGGAGAGATTCAGAATCTTGTTCTTtgcaataattaaataaatgagacaATTCCTAATAACACCCGAAGACATGAAAAATGTTAATCTTGTAAGtccaatatttttatatcattaaattttGCTCATGTATATCATCTGAATCTTGGTTATATTTTTGCAGATatttttcccaattttataCGAAAGTCATTATTATGTTGTTTGCATCAATATGCAATAGAGAGTAATCGAAATCATTGACAACCTCCCACTGCCCCCAAAATGCCATGGGAAGATAAATATCTCACAACTCGGACACTGATAATGTTGAAGTGTTTGTATGAACGTGTTTATATGTTAAAgtgtttattaacttctttgGTAAAACAGGTAGAAAACTTTGTGAAGTTCTTCAAAACTATCGACCTGAACATCGCAaccaaaattgttaaattctcgTTCAAAGTTTTGAAATTAGCTTGGCAAGATAGTTCAAATACTACAGATTGCGCAATATATTGTAGGAGACATATTCAAACTTATTTTGGCGATGCAAAGTGGGATTGTGGTCAATGGCGGATGTACTCAGCGGGCTACGGTGGGCAGTAGCCTAGtgtgatttatatatatatatatatatatatatatatatatatatatatatatatatatatatatatatatatatatatatatatatatatatatatatataatatctattatataatatctattatataCAGCTGGCTAAAATTTTCTATCtctaaatataatatcttatataagaatatgatctatctataataataatatacatatatatatatattattattatattatattaaattatattattattatattatattatattatatttttttatattcacacttaaactttcatattttttatttatttataacataatcaatttaaatttttatgattgtttgatttaatttctCTACAACTATCTTTGGTCTCTCTTTTAAATCTCTTGTTAGTTTTCTTTACCTTTTctcaattaattttgtttataacataagattgtataaattatatattcttattttaattctatatttttgttaataggATTACAATGGATAATGAAAGGagtaaaaaaagaaagacaTTATTGtcgtttttcaaacataaagaAAATTCATCTACATCTACGGTTAACGAGGTAAATCTTCAATCTTATACATCTAATACGGAAGAAGAAcaacctgttttaaattttcCAAGGGTTGAAATTGATCTTAATAATCTTGAACGAGATCCCGCAATTCGGATTCCTATATGGCAACATCCAATAAATCAACAAGATGAAATTAGGCGGTCTTATATTAGAATGGGTCCGTATCAACCTAAGTTAGATGAGTATCCAAGAACTAAGTTTGGATCACAAACTCAGTATCGTAGATTTCAATACTCGTGGTTTGAAAAGTTTCCTTGGTTAGAGTATTCTTCATCAAAggatttaatatttgttttccttGTTTTCTTTTCCAAAAGAAATCACCTATTAATCCTTCATTCACTATTGATGGATTTAATAACTGGAAAAGGGTTAACGATGGAGTTAAATGTCCACTTTTAATTCACGTGGGAGGTCCTACTTCCTCACATAGTAATTCAGTGAAATGTGTTGAAGATTTGATGAAAGTAAGTGGACATATTGACAACATATTGAATGCCCAAAGTTTAGATGAAGTTCAGAAAAATCGATTACGACTTAAGACGACAATTGAGAGTATTCGATGGCTTAGTTTACAAGCTTGTGCATTTAGAGGTCATGATgaatcttcatcttctaaaaATAGTGGTAATTTTATAGAGATGATAAAACTTATGGGTTGATTGAATGTTAATATTGGTGATATAGTATTAGAAAAAGCTCCAAGAAATGCAACATATACTTCACCAACTATTCAGAAAGaaattttgcatatttttgcaAATAAAGTAAGGAAAAATATCCGTGAAGAAATTGGAGATGCGAAGTTctgtattttagttaatgaagcTAAAGATATTTCAAATAAAGAGCAGATgtcaattattttgagatttgtTGATTGTTTGGGTATTTTACGAGAGCGTTTCTTTGATATTGTTAATGTTCCAAATACTACTGCTTCAACATTAAAGAAGAGCATATCAGATGTTCTTTCTCGACATAATTTGAATGTCACCAATATGAGAGGGCAAGGGTACGACGTGCTAGTAACATGTCTGGTGCTTGGAATGGACTTCAAGCTCTATTTCTTCGAGAGTGTCCATAAGCATATTATATACATTGCTTTGCTCATAGGTTGCAATTAGCATTAGTTGGAGCTTCTACAAAAGAGATTTCTGTTTggctatttttttcaaaactatcCACCATTATTAATCTTATTGGTTGTTCCTCCAAATGGCATTCTGAGTTACATTCTGCTCAAACTATTGAAATTGATCGTATGATTACTTCGGGTGAACAGGATACTAGTAAAGGAATGAATCAAATTGATAATTTACATCGTAGTGGATCAACTCGATGGAGCTCTCATTTTGAATCTATTTGTAGTTTAATTGATATGTTTGGTGCAACTATTTCTGTTCTTGAAAGTATTGTGGAAGAAGGATCGTCTAGTTCTTTACGTGGAGAAGCATGTGGTTGTTTGATAACTTTGAGatcttttgaatttgttttcacACTTTATATGATGCAAAAAATTATGGGAATTACAAACCTGCTCTGTCAAGCTTTGTaaaacaaatctcttgataTTATAAATGCCATGGATCTAGTATCAACTACTAAAGCACTACTTTTCAATTTTAGAGAAGAAGGATTTGATCATCTCCTAGAATACGTGCAAATGGTTTGTACACAACATGACATTGAAATTCCGGATCTGAATGCTTCATACAAAAGTGCAACAAGACGTTCATGTCAACAAAAAGATTCGTTGACAATTCAACAACACTATCATTTCAATATCTTCAATTCAGTGAtagattttcaacaagaagaGTTGAATTCTAGATTTAGTGATGAGGCAATAGAGCTCCTTAAACTTAGTTCTGCTTTGGAccttaaagataattttaaatcatttaaaggTGAAGATATTTGTAAATTGGCTGAAAAGTATTATCCAGGAGACTTCAGTGAACAAGAAATGCATTATTTGAGATCTCAACTCCAGCATTATAAAAATTGATGTTTCTCGTAatgagaattttcaaaatatgtctTCCATCATTGAATTGTGTCGCAGATTAGTTGAAACAAATAAgtcatcaaattataatttgattgatagatTGATTCGACTTGTTTTGACTTTACTAGTTTTTACTGCCACTACAGAAATATCATTTTCAGCAATGAAACATGTAAAAACTATTCAACGGAATAAGATGGAAAAAGAGTTTTTAGCCGATactatgataatttatattgaacGAGAGTTTGTTGAAGATATTGATTCAGATTCTATAATAGATGaattttattctataaaaaatagaaggttgcaacttaaataatatgtaaaagtttgttaaattttatatattttcttgtcttatttttacattttcaataatacgagataatttatatatatataaatttgttattaaatcgGGTATTCGTTCATTTCTtagatcttttatatttattttattttattaaaggtatttattgataaatttaattactaaaaaattaaaatcaacccagtcaaaaaaaaaatcctggATTCCCCTTGATTGTGGTATAACCAAAACAAATGTAAGTTAcatatttcacattttataacttattttcgctgatcatttctctattttttataacttatttttttataacttattgagtaaagttttttatttttttattttcacttaatGTCATATTGTTGGTGTACTTAaactattttcattattattaatatacatggacattatttaatatatatatatatatatatatatatatatatatttaatctccTTAAATTGTCATCGATTTCATATTCAtcgtataattttttttagctcTTGCATTTAGTATTTCACTtgttattgtaaaaaaatacatttagaaagaaaaaaataaagagtctaaatttaaaaataatttaaaaaatttaaaatataaaagttttgaaTTGATTTCgactaaaattcaaaattacatTATCTAATACCTGATTGGTTGATTCGGCTTATAAGTTTTATAAGTTTGAGTAATAAACTGgataattttacttaataaatttatatatatataatcaaacaaattttaaacttaaattattttttttttctatctctCTCCtctagtttataaatttatcattttaatttttttaactacattctaaaataattttttattcatttttttaattaatttcttttttctaaattcttattctattttttataaaaaaaactttaatttagttaaataattatacatatttattcaattaaataaatatttatttatttatataaattattattataataataaaacataaaattaaatatatatatacctctTTTACACACAAAAATATGTtcacataataaatataaatttatatattttaatcttatttttatttattatttaaaacaatataatataatattatttttaaaaatatttaattatattttttttttttaaagaacacatatataaaacattaacaaacaaatatgatcttttattattaaataaaatttaaaaagttaaacgctaaacaaatttttagaaataattttttagttttatataatgattttaaaaaattctcttttgtttaataatatttattttaattaaaatttaaaattgtatattaataaaaacttataaaaaataatatatttatataatttattttaaaacaagttattaatcatatatatatatattaattattaaatattatttaaagaagtaatataaaaataaaaataaatggacTGGGCTTATGGGCTTATAAGTGATCAATCCCAAAAGAAAGAAACCAAGAGAAACCCtaatttatacttataaaaCGGGACATGATCCAAAAGAAAGAAACCATACGTATCCAGCTGCCGCCGCTTAAGAAAATCTAATTTTGTTCTTAGGTTCTTTCTTGCAATCCTTAAAGAAactcttattttttatctaGATTTGTCTCACCGAACATTTTTCTAATTCATTCTTTGTTTTTCCATTTCCACAGTTCGATCGAATGATGAAAGGATTCAATCTAAAAAAGTTTTCAATGCAGAAACAGAAGGAATGAAGGAAGGATTCATATACAATGTAAATATTAGTCGTACAGTAaatgtttatgatgttttataTAGGAAGTGATTCTAGGAGAAGATGGAAGTTGAGCATGGAGAAGATCGAAGCTGAGTAAGCTCGGTTTCTTCTCACTCAATTGCCTTGTCACGGGAGTTTATTCGAATGGCAAGAACAGACAATTTCAGTGTTTTAAAGTAGTCTAAGTAATGGGATAATAGTATTTTAAGTAATAAGATAATGTCAATGAACGGAGAGTTGCACAAGAGAAGAATAATGTCAATGATTAgaagttatattatatttttttatgtaattgaGAATATGTAATATGTTACAAATTGACGAAATGAAATGAATTATGTATTTATCCAAAATGTAAAATACTCTTGAGTTATGATTAGaagttagaattttttattaacaaatataaataaatttaaagtaatGGAAGAGTTTATATAGTTATTGATTACAATATTCTAAAATACTCTTAAATGCTAATAGACTAAAATACTCTTAATTGCTAATAAAGataatacaattaatatatataatacccTTCTTAAACCCACGATGCCCACGATACAATTCACATTGAGAGTTTGTCAGTTAAAAAACGAAAGCGCGAAGTCGAGtgtttttgtaaatatatctgCAATCTGCAAGGAGAAAGGAATGAATGGAAAAGTGATGGTGTGATTCAATAGATGATGACAAATTCCATGACAATCAATCTCGATATATTTGGTTCGCTCATGAAAGACAAAATTCCGTGCAATCTGAATAGGACTCTAATTATCACAATGTAGCGGAGTATggtgagaaagagaaatat
Proteins encoded:
- the LOC124918193 gene encoding zinc finger MYM-type protein 1-like — its product is MQNAKIPARLQSPYMMKNKERNQHYFESSQIDYRDEIIMGFIFANEDDKNVRITMDNERSKKRKTLLSFFKHKENSSTSTVNEKSPINPSFTIDGFNNWKRVNDGVKCPLLIHVGGPTSSHSNSVKCVEDLMKVSGHIDNILNAQSLDEVQKNRLRLKTTIESIRWLSLQACAFRGHDESSSSKNSVLEKAPRNATYTSPTIQKEILHIFANKVRKNIREEIGDAKFCILVNEAKDISNKEQMSIILRFVDCLGILRERFFDIVNVPNTTASTLKKSISDVLSRHNLNVTNMRGQGLQLALVGASTKEISVWLFFSKLSTIINLIGCSSKWHSELHSAQTIEIDRMITSGEQDTSKGMNQIDNLHRSGSTRWSSHFESICSLIDMFGATISVLESIVEEGSSSSLRGEACVSTTKALLFNFREEGFDHLLEYVQMVCTQHDIEIPDLNASYKSATRRSCQQKDSLTIQQHYHFNIFNSVIDFQQEELNSRFSDEAIELLKLSSALDLKDNFKSFKGEDICKLAEKYYPGDFSEQEMHYLRSQLQHYKN